A region from the Diorhabda sublineata isolate icDioSubl1.1 chromosome X, icDioSubl1.1, whole genome shotgun sequence genome encodes:
- the LOC130451583 gene encoding uncharacterized protein LOC130451583: MGDSMEEVKKRSLAGHVAIGFFVVAFVTIFVAFATPSWLVSDYRITGARLDRLGLWVHCFRSLQDPYHQDQAYKRFFVGCRWIYDPFTTGYDKIRGFLIPDFMIATQFFFTICFICILIAAIITLIYFLCCGPDQQHFIILIIINSWILLIGGITGGIAVIVFASLGNRNGWMPGHENNFFGWSFALACIGVIACLVASTLFFVDGHIQKKKKRRLTESQSRFEMEPEHKGW, encoded by the exons ATGGGTGACTCTATGGAGGAG gTAAAGAAGCGTTCTCTGGCTGGACATGTCGCCATAGGCTTTTTCGTAGTTGCTTTTGTAACAATATTTGTTGCCTTTGCCACTCCAAGCTGGCTAGTGTCAGACTACAGGATAACAGGTGCTCGATTAGATCGTTTGGGGTTATGGGTCCATTGTTTCAGATCACTGCAAGATCCGTACCACCAAGATCAAGCATATAAACGATTTTTTGTCGGCTGCAGGTGGATTTACGATCCCTTTACAACAGGATATGATAAAATACGAGGATTTCTAATACCCGATTTTATGATAGCCACTCAattcttttttacaatttgttttatatGCATTCTAATTGCAGCCATTATAACATTGATTTACTTTTTATGTTGTGGACCAGATCAACAACATTTCATAATACTCATAATAATCAACTCTTGGATTCTACTGATAGGAGGAATAACGGGGGGTATAGCGGTAATCGTTTTTGCGTCATTGGGAAACAGAAATGGTTGGATGCCTGgccatgaaaataatttctttggcTGGTCATTTGCGTTGGCTTGTATTGGTGTAATTGCGTGTTTGGTAGCTTCGACGCTGTTTTTTGTGGATGGTcatattcaaaaaaagaaaaaaagaagacttACAGAATCCCAAAGCAGGTTCGAAATGGAACCTGAACATAAAGGCTGGTaa
- the LOC130451582 gene encoding uncharacterized protein LOC130451582: MREDPKNNYPKASKHLVNGALLTYIGGMFLMIAFCSPYWVKSFDDTFSEFKHMGLWEYCFDGFRYPYYQFDHLFDGCHHVFSQEFYVIREWLLPVWLMTVQAFVTIAFLLSFGAQVVMAFQLVRWPLHFILQREYILSAINFVAVSVVTVFMFLAIAIFGASHVRRDWLMYPNFNYLCWSYGMACLSFFFHGFAAYFMYKEAYFSYERRRESKNLIMQMQPNPQHRLGWNVS, encoded by the exons ATGAGGGAGGatccaaaaaataattacccAAAGGCTTCAA AACATCTAGTTAATGGAGCTCTTCTTACATACATTGGAGGGATGTTTCTTATGATTGCTTTTTGTAG TCCATACTGGGTGAAATCATTTGATGACACATTCTCTGAATTCAAGCATATGGGTTTATGGGAATACTGCTTTGATGGTTTTCGCTATCCTTACTACCAATTTGATCATCTGTTTGATGGTTGTCATCATGTATTCAGTCAAGAATTTTATGTTATCAGGGAGTGGTTATTGCCTGTATGGTTGATGACGGTTCAAGCGTTTGTCACCATAGCATTTTTACTGAGCTTTGGTGCTCAAGTTGTTATGGCGTTTCAGTTAGTAAGATGGCCTCtgcattttattttacaaagaGAGTACATATTATCAGCGATTAATTTTGTGGCTGTATCAGTTGTGA cTGTATTTATGTTTTTGGCAATTGCTATATTTGGAGCATCACATGTCAGAAGAGATTGGCTAATGTATCCAAATTTCAATTACCTATGTTGGTCATATGGCATGGCATGTTTGTCTTTCTTTTTTCATGGTTTTGCTGCTTACTTCATGTACAAAGAAGCATATTTCAGTTatgaaagaagaagagaatcTAAAAATTTGATCATGCAGATGCAGCCAAATCCTCAGCATCGGTTGGGATGGAATGTTTCATAA